In a single window of the uncultured Pseudodesulfovibrio sp. genome:
- a CDS encoding response regulator, translating into MTATSKTSILILDDEPIVSKRLQPALEKKGYEVESFYESAQAMARIRERSFDIVVTDLKMEGIDGMQFLAEVKKLSSRTEVIVITGFATMDTAKESMRKGVFDFLAKPFKLGEIQEVIRKAEEHIRLGKEGKE; encoded by the coding sequence ATGACCGCCACATCGAAGACCAGTATTCTCATTCTCGACGACGAACCCATCGTCAGCAAGCGGCTCCAGCCCGCCCTGGAAAAGAAGGGCTATGAGGTGGAAAGCTTCTACGAGAGCGCCCAGGCCATGGCCCGCATCCGGGAGCGGAGCTTCGACATCGTCGTCACTGACCTGAAAATGGAAGGCATCGACGGCATGCAGTTTCTGGCCGAGGTCAAGAAACTCTCCTCGCGCACCGAGGTAATCGTCATCACCGGATTCGCCACCATGGACACGGCCAAGGAGTCCATGCGCAAGGGCGTGTTCGACTTTCTGGCCAAGCCGTTCAAGCTCGGCGAGATCCAGGAGGTCATCAGGAAGGCCGAGGAGCACATCCGCCTCGGCAAAGAAGGGAAGGAATAG
- a CDS encoding universal stress protein yields the protein MDMLKALVPVEMTLASNVALRYLCRKAELLGIAVQPVHVEEPDHKPHSSETGWIRRSWESGLRQAGLEEVQRILNSEKLDCFILPNPIVRVGDREDTLLEELRLGGYDFFVEGEVANFNTGAFRKRLRSKLYRQMPCPVLLVRNMIQSDRLALVLDEKTDVDTLVARFHHLFGGRDVDFDLCAYAMDDLHQDPHPDELLSEGGEILAKLGYKPARAFTLLGAPETAARNLGDYGMIVAHMDRKSNRKSPLTEVLGLSSSPILICW from the coding sequence ATGGACATGCTGAAAGCTCTTGTCCCCGTGGAAATGACGTTGGCGTCCAATGTGGCCCTGCGATACCTGTGCCGGAAAGCGGAACTGCTCGGCATCGCCGTGCAGCCCGTACATGTGGAGGAACCGGACCACAAACCGCACTCCTCGGAAACCGGCTGGATCCGCCGCTCCTGGGAATCGGGGCTGCGCCAGGCCGGGCTTGAGGAAGTACAGCGCATCCTGAACAGCGAGAAGCTGGACTGCTTCATCCTGCCCAATCCCATCGTCCGTGTGGGCGATCGCGAGGACACGCTCCTCGAGGAGTTGCGGCTGGGCGGATACGATTTCTTCGTGGAAGGGGAGGTGGCCAATTTCAATACCGGCGCCTTCCGCAAACGGCTGCGCTCAAAGCTCTACCGCCAGATGCCGTGTCCGGTGCTGTTGGTGCGCAATATGATCCAGTCCGACCGGCTGGCCCTGGTCCTGGACGAGAAGACCGACGTGGACACCCTGGTGGCTCGTTTCCACCACCTGTTCGGCGGGCGCGATGTGGATTTCGATCTGTGCGCCTACGCCATGGACGATCTGCATCAGGACCCCCATCCGGACGAGCTGTTGAGCGAAGGCGGAGAGATTCTGGCCAAGCTCGGCTACAAGCCGGCCCGTGCCTTTACCCTGCTGGGCGCGCCCGAGACCGCCGCTCGCAACCTGGGCGACTACGGCATGATCGTGGCCCACATGGACAGAAAGTCCAATCGCAAGTCGCCCCTGACCGAGGTTCTGGGACTGTCCTCCAGCCCCATCCTCATTTGTTGGTAA
- a CDS encoding universal stress protein has product MKILVAVDENAYSRYAVRQAARLAANTWADVVMLAIEKNRSYIAEEELDPTHAHPRLRLLNRYRADFLDALGPGVDLYDAREDAPFVRREDKVLEQDLSGRKSLKLHLRGGDPVKAISAEAQAEGCDLIILGCGHHEGGWGRGSDVPGRVADAADCSVFVIREEPATSRVICCLDHADISQESLELINQWVTIYAAGLEVVGVLKKGELREAVESKMGEVLDYYLKRDVNALIRVVDEDSLETFIESGRKDDLMALWLRHKSPLQRLFHSKRVNALVNHASSSMLILR; this is encoded by the coding sequence ATGAAGATTCTCGTCGCCGTGGATGAAAATGCCTACAGCCGGTATGCCGTGCGCCAGGCCGCCCGTCTGGCGGCCAACACCTGGGCGGACGTGGTCATGCTGGCCATCGAAAAGAACCGCTCCTACATCGCCGAAGAAGAGCTGGATCCGACCCACGCCCATCCCAGGCTGCGGTTGCTGAACCGCTACCGGGCCGATTTCCTCGACGCTCTGGGACCGGGCGTGGACCTGTACGACGCACGGGAAGACGCGCCGTTCGTCCGTCGCGAGGACAAGGTTCTGGAGCAGGACCTTTCAGGTCGCAAGTCCCTCAAACTGCACCTGCGAGGCGGCGATCCGGTCAAGGCCATCTCCGCCGAGGCCCAGGCAGAAGGGTGCGATCTGATCATTCTCGGCTGCGGCCATCACGAGGGTGGCTGGGGCCGCGGTTCTGATGTGCCTGGTCGTGTCGCCGATGCGGCGGACTGCTCTGTCTTCGTCATCCGCGAGGAACCGGCCACCTCTCGCGTCATCTGCTGTCTGGACCACGCGGACATCTCCCAGGAGTCGCTGGAGCTGATCAATCAGTGGGTGACCATCTATGCCGCCGGGCTGGAAGTGGTCGGTGTGCTCAAGAAGGGCGAGCTGCGCGAAGCGGTGGAGTCCAAGATGGGCGAGGTCCTGGACTACTACCTGAAACGGGACGTCAACGCCCTGATTCGTGTGGTGGACGAGGACTCACTGGAGACATTCATCGAGTCCGGGCGCAAAGACGACCTCATGGCCCTGTGGCTCAGGCACAAGTCTCCCCTGCAGCGTCTTTTCCATTCCAAGAGGGTCAATGCGTTGGTTAATCACGCCTCCTCATCCATGCTTATCCTGCGCTGA
- a CDS encoding alpha/beta fold hydrolase: protein MALFVLLHDAFQGSWVWRQTASELQDLGHEVHTPSYAGRTLPFDPESADSPARAALENLIRYFEIEDISGATVVCSGWSGLLGPALASAKPSAVRSLIFWDAVVPEPGKSFMEVCPASLAEAVDGNSEATQVAPFVSGPLHWLDFGEESTSLLAPFPRRAFTEPYLGSMPSQWPDSLFIHSPDEDDANSPFARQAIEAVGMPWVELNMYEYPLLGRAQELANLLVSQAAPGLPRNRETCGRNMMPHEMRMQYCSHYRKRHEMAVAYEGIDA from the coding sequence ATGGCACTCTTCGTTCTTCTGCACGACGCATTCCAGGGCAGCTGGGTCTGGCGCCAGACAGCCAGCGAACTGCAGGATCTCGGACACGAGGTCCATACCCCGAGCTACGCCGGGCGCACCCTGCCCTTTGACCCGGAAAGCGCAGACAGCCCCGCTCGGGCCGCCCTGGAAAACCTCATACGGTATTTCGAGATCGAAGACATCTCCGGCGCGACCGTGGTCTGCTCCGGCTGGTCCGGCCTGCTCGGTCCGGCCCTGGCCTCGGCCAAGCCCTCGGCCGTGCGCTCCCTGATCTTCTGGGACGCCGTCGTCCCCGAGCCCGGCAAGAGTTTCATGGAAGTCTGCCCCGCCTCCTTGGCCGAGGCCGTAGACGGCAACAGCGAAGCCACTCAGGTCGCGCCCTTCGTGTCCGGCCCACTTCACTGGCTCGACTTCGGAGAAGAGAGCACCTCGCTTCTGGCCCCCTTCCCCAGGCGGGCCTTCACCGAGCCATACCTCGGCTCCATGCCTTCCCAGTGGCCCGACTCCCTGTTCATACACTCACCGGACGAGGACGACGCCAACTCGCCGTTTGCCCGTCAGGCCATTGAGGCGGTCGGAATGCCCTGGGTCGAACTGAACATGTACGAGTATCCGCTCCTGGGCCGGGCGCAGGAGCTGGCTAACCTCCTGGTCAGCCAGGCCGCGCCCGGCCTCCCGCGCAACCGGGAGACCTGCGGCCGCAACATGATGCCGCACGAGATGCGTATGCAATATTGTTCGCATTACAGGAAACGCCACGAGATGGCCGTGGCGTATGAAGGAATTGATGCTTAA